From the genome of Bradyrhizobium elkanii USDA 76, one region includes:
- a CDS encoding NYN domain-containing protein, producing MSRFEKLAIFIDGPNLHATCKALGFEIDYKRLLEEYRRAGRLLRAFYYTATAEDQEYSSIRPLIDWLDYNGYTVVTKATKEFLDASGRRKVKGNMNIELAVDAMELAGHIDQMILFSGDGDLRSLVEAVQRRGVSVTVISTNTIQPPMIEDELRRQADDFIELAQLKPKLGRDPTERLGPATGAGKRESASAE from the coding sequence ATGTCCCGATTCGAAAAGCTTGCCATCTTTATCGACGGTCCCAACCTCCACGCTACCTGCAAGGCGCTTGGTTTCGAGATCGACTACAAGCGCCTGCTTGAGGAGTATCGGAGGGCGGGCCGGTTGCTGCGGGCATTCTACTACACGGCGACTGCCGAGGATCAGGAGTATTCGTCGATCCGTCCGCTCATCGATTGGCTCGACTATAATGGCTACACCGTCGTCACGAAGGCAACCAAGGAATTCCTTGACGCCAGCGGTCGGCGTAAAGTGAAGGGTAACATGAACATCGAGCTTGCGGTCGATGCCATGGAACTCGCGGGGCATATCGACCAGATGATCCTGTTCTCTGGTGACGGCGACCTCCGTTCCTTGGTCGAGGCCGTGCAGCGCCGCGGCGTCAGTGTCACCGTCATCTCCACCAATACGATCCAGCCGCCGATGATCGAAGACGAGCTTCGGCGGCAGGCAGACGACTTTATTGAACTAGCACAGTTGAAGCCGAAATTGGGCCGCGATCCGACCGAACGGCTCGGGCCCGCGACGGGGGCTGGCAAGCGAGAGTCAGCCAGCGCGGAATAG
- a CDS encoding Flp family type IVb pilin, which translates to MRSFAFQRFWPNKTGATSIEYGLIAVAVSVALILALNGLRANYNADCSAVPARSVSTGEFDKMDLAREPGTGKQQNFEKASAGSLGR; encoded by the coding sequence ATGAGATCATTCGCTTTTCAGCGGTTTTGGCCGAACAAGACTGGGGCGACCTCCATCGAGTACGGTCTGATCGCGGTGGCGGTCTCCGTTGCACTTATCCTTGCGCTCAACGGTCTTCGTGCAAACTATAACGCTGATTGCAGTGCTGTGCCTGCGCGCAGCGTTTCGACCGGCGAGTTCGACAAGATGGATCTCGCACGCGAACCCGGCACAGGCAAGCAACAGAACTTCGAAAAGGCCTCCGCTGGATCCTTGGGCCGATGA